In Bacteroidales bacterium, the following are encoded in one genomic region:
- a CDS encoding nuclear transport factor 2 family protein, producing MKKYFVLICLLFSAGLVFPQTDKDLFKEDCAKINEVLDKYIIANETQNIRLIEEIWAIDEDIEAFGTAAGERIKGWEEIRKVFIHQFNTFTDTYISARNRSVHIDDSGAFAWVSQMLNYNYLLEGVQRKYEGVRHTVVLKKINGEWKMLQMHLSLPH from the coding sequence ATGAAAAAGTATTTTGTTTTAATCTGCCTGCTTTTCAGCGCTGGTCTGGTATTTCCACAAACCGACAAAGATCTCTTTAAAGAAGACTGCGCTAAAATCAATGAAGTGCTTGATAAATATATCATAGCCAATGAAACTCAGAATATCAGGTTGATTGAAGAGATTTGGGCTATTGATGAAGATATTGAAGCCTTTGGTACTGCTGCCGGTGAGCGTATAAAAGGCTGGGAAGAAATCCGCAAAGTGTTTATTCATCAATTTAATACATTCACTGATACCTATATCTCCGCTCGCAACCGAAGTGTTCATATTGACGACTCTGGTGCATTTGCGTGGGTTTCGCAAATGCTCAACTATAACTATCTGCTCGAAGGAGTTCAGCGAAAGTATGAAGGCGTTCGTCACACAGTTGTGCTGAAGAAAATAAACGGAGAATGGAAGATGTTGCAGATGCATCTTTCCTTGCCTCACTGA
- a CDS encoding YhdH/YhfP family quinone oxidoreductase, with amino-acid sequence MYNNHFKAFLVTEKENGSYTQSITTRRFDELPQNEVLINVKYSSLNYKDALSATGHKGVTKKYPHTPGIDASGVVADSVDIRFKPGDEVIVTGYDLGMNTSGGFAEYISVPADWVVPLPNGLNLKEVMMFGTAGFTAAYALHKMIECGQTTDSGPVLVTGSTGGVGSLAVVLLSHAGFEVIAATGKPDAHSYLKNLGASQIIDRSEVNDNSGKPLLRWKWAGAIDTVGGNLLSTVLKACKAHGNVAAMGNVLSTEVHTTVFPFILNGINLLGVDSATCPMSVRKLLWEKLAGEWKPAKLEQIAITASLESLKEYIPKILRGGMTGRILIDLSQ; translated from the coding sequence ATGTACAATAATCATTTCAAAGCATTTCTGGTAACAGAAAAAGAGAACGGTTCATATACGCAATCAATTACGACCCGAAGGTTTGATGAATTGCCTCAAAATGAGGTTTTGATCAACGTTAAATATTCATCGCTGAATTACAAAGATGCTTTATCAGCCACGGGTCATAAAGGGGTCACAAAAAAATATCCTCACACTCCCGGCATTGATGCTTCAGGTGTTGTGGCTGATTCAGTTGACATCAGGTTCAAACCCGGCGATGAGGTAATCGTTACGGGCTATGATTTGGGCATGAACACATCAGGCGGTTTTGCTGAATATATCTCGGTTCCGGCCGATTGGGTTGTTCCCCTTCCTAATGGTTTGAACCTGAAGGAGGTCATGATGTTCGGCACAGCCGGTTTTACAGCCGCGTACGCCTTGCATAAAATGATTGAATGCGGCCAAACTACTGATTCAGGTCCGGTGCTGGTTACTGGATCAACTGGTGGAGTCGGCAGCCTGGCGGTTGTACTCCTTTCGCATGCCGGCTTTGAAGTAATTGCCGCCACAGGAAAACCTGATGCTCACTCATACCTGAAAAATCTTGGCGCCTCGCAAATCATTGATAGGAGTGAAGTGAATGATAACTCAGGAAAACCGTTGTTGCGCTGGAAATGGGCCGGCGCTATTGATACAGTGGGCGGCAATTTGCTCAGTACCGTTTTGAAGGCTTGCAAAGCCCATGGCAACGTTGCTGCTATGGGCAATGTACTTTCAACAGAAGTGCATACTACTGTATTCCCCTTTATCCTCAACGGCATAAATCTTTTGGGTGTAGATTCCGCCACTTGCCCGATGTCAGTTAGAAAGTTGCTGTGGGAAAAGCTTGCAGGCGAATGGAAACCTGCTAAACTTGAACAAATCGCTATAACTGCAAGTCTTGAATCGTTGAAGGAATACATTCCAAAAATTTTGAGAGGTGGTATGACGGGTAGAATTCTAATAGATTTGTCGCAATGA
- the dnaE gene encoding DNA polymerase III subunit alpha: MPEFAHLHVHTQYSILDGAASIPALLKRASELGMKALAITDHGNMYGTLEFSEKAIKQGIKPIIGCEIYVSRTSRFDKRGRQDRSGHHLILLAKNMEGYRNLSILCSKGFIDGFYYTPRIDKELLRQHSKGLIASSACLGGELAQAIMKIGEEKALSLIEEYKEIFGDDYYLELMDHGLEEQKKVNEVLIRLSKQTGVKLIATNDVHFINEKDFEAHKILIKLNTGKDGDDDHGLHYSGQEFLKSPEVMAEIFSEIPEAISNTMEIVDKVEDYVLESKKLLLPHYPLPEGFTDEDEYLAHLSWEGARRIYDELTPVIKERIEYELAMIKTMGYSGYFLIVHDFIAKAHELGVLVGPGRGSAAGSIVSYCLNITRIDPIRYNLLFERFLNPERVSMPDIDVDFDDEGRDKVLKYVVEKYGEARVAQIITFGTMAARLAIRDVARMLELPLPEADRIAKLIPEKPGTTLAQAISMVPELKELQKSENILIRKTIENALTLEGSNRHTGTHACGVIIGPDDLINYVPLSIAKDSTLPVTQYEGGIIEHIGLLKMDFLGLKTLSIMKDAIKNIKKRHGVQIDIDSIPLDDEPTFELYRKGDTVGTFQFESEGMRMYLRDLKPTHFEDLIAMNALYRPGPMDFINSYIKRKHGREPVNYLLPVLEDILSYTYGIMVYQEQIMQIAQKVGGFTLGLADHLRKVMGKKIHNEVPQLREAFISGAVENGYESQEAEKLFNIMQDFANYGFNRSHAAAYSLIAFQTAYMKAHYPAEYMAAVLTHNLSDIKKITFFIDECRRQQIQVLGPDINESNEDFTVNDKGEIRFGLAAIKGVGENAVVSIIEERNANGAFKDIFDMAKRVNLRTVNRRSFEALAQAGAFDAFENAHRAQYFYREPGEDTIFLEKIIRYAGNFQTRSNAAQQSLFGEDQAVLMPDIEIPACEPWTKIEQLKNEKDVTGFYMSGHPLDDYRIEVETFCNVTLGELKNSANYVKNKDLAFAGIVTSVVNKIAKNGKPFTTFVLEDFEDQYSVMLFSEDYLKYKHFLNEGTALFLKGKLQTHYKQEDRLELKISFVCLLAEVLDKLVKEVTLELSLDTIDEHKVERLYKLIKRHKGNCKVTLKVYDATERLAINMNAPKFKIECADLIKEIAVKEGIKFKLN, from the coding sequence ATGCCCGAATTTGCTCATCTTCACGTTCATACACAATACTCTATCCTCGACGGAGCTGCATCTATACCGGCCTTGCTAAAACGCGCATCAGAACTTGGCATGAAAGCCCTCGCTATCACTGATCATGGGAATATGTATGGCACTCTCGAATTCTCAGAAAAAGCTATCAAGCAGGGGATCAAGCCTATTATTGGTTGCGAGATCTATGTTTCGCGAACCAGTCGTTTCGATAAACGTGGCCGCCAGGACCGCAGCGGGCATCACCTGATATTGCTTGCCAAAAACATGGAAGGCTACCGCAACCTTTCAATCCTTTGCTCAAAAGGATTCATTGATGGTTTTTATTATACGCCACGCATTGATAAGGAATTACTTCGGCAGCACAGCAAAGGCCTGATTGCTTCTTCGGCTTGCCTGGGTGGCGAACTTGCACAGGCAATCATGAAAATAGGCGAAGAAAAAGCCCTGAGCCTGATTGAAGAATATAAAGAGATTTTTGGCGATGACTATTATCTTGAACTCATGGATCATGGGCTGGAGGAGCAAAAGAAGGTAAACGAAGTTCTGATCAGGCTTTCAAAACAAACCGGAGTAAAGCTCATTGCAACAAATGATGTACACTTTATCAATGAAAAAGATTTTGAGGCACACAAGATTCTGATAAAGCTCAACACCGGCAAAGATGGCGACGATGACCACGGGCTCCATTATTCCGGACAGGAATTTCTGAAATCACCGGAAGTGATGGCTGAAATATTTTCGGAAATTCCGGAAGCGATCAGCAATACAATGGAGATTGTGGACAAGGTTGAGGACTATGTACTTGAAAGCAAAAAACTGCTTCTCCCCCACTATCCTTTACCGGAAGGCTTTACCGATGAAGACGAATATCTTGCTCACCTTTCATGGGAAGGCGCCAGGAGAATTTATGATGAACTGACCCCGGTAATCAAGGAACGCATTGAATATGAGCTAGCCATGATTAAAACAATGGGGTATAGCGGCTATTTCCTGATTGTACATGATTTCATTGCTAAAGCCCATGAACTGGGTGTACTTGTTGGCCCCGGGCGAGGCTCAGCTGCTGGTTCAATTGTTTCTTATTGCTTAAATATCACAAGGATTGATCCTATCCGTTACAATCTCCTTTTTGAACGTTTCCTGAACCCCGAACGCGTCAGCATGCCTGATATTGATGTTGATTTTGATGATGAAGGCAGGGATAAGGTACTCAAATATGTTGTTGAAAAATACGGAGAGGCCAGGGTTGCTCAAATAATTACGTTTGGCACGATGGCAGCCAGGCTTGCTATCAGAGATGTCGCCCGCATGCTTGAACTGCCGCTTCCGGAAGCCGACAGGATTGCCAAGCTGATTCCTGAAAAGCCGGGAACTACGCTTGCCCAGGCTATCAGCATGGTTCCTGAACTTAAAGAACTGCAGAAAAGCGAAAATATATTGATCAGAAAAACGATTGAAAACGCACTTACACTGGAAGGTTCGAACCGCCATACGGGAACGCATGCCTGTGGTGTGATCATTGGCCCCGACGACCTGATCAATTATGTACCGCTCAGCATCGCTAAGGACAGCACATTGCCTGTAACCCAATACGAGGGCGGAATCATTGAACACATCGGCTTGTTGAAGATGGACTTTTTGGGTCTGAAAACACTTTCTATTATGAAAGATGCCATCAAAAACATCAAAAAGCGGCATGGCGTTCAAATAGATATTGATAGTATTCCGCTTGATGATGAACCCACATTTGAATTATACCGCAAGGGCGATACCGTTGGTACTTTCCAGTTCGAATCGGAAGGCATGCGCATGTATCTGCGCGATCTGAAGCCAACTCATTTTGAGGATCTTATTGCCATGAACGCTCTCTACCGCCCGGGCCCGATGGATTTTATCAATAGCTATATTAAGCGCAAACACGGCAGGGAGCCAGTCAATTATCTGTTGCCGGTGCTGGAAGATATTCTCAGCTATACCTATGGCATCATGGTTTACCAGGAACAAATCATGCAGATTGCCCAAAAAGTTGGAGGCTTTACGTTGGGTCTTGCTGATCACCTTCGCAAGGTGATGGGTAAAAAAATTCATAATGAAGTTCCACAGCTACGCGAAGCTTTTATAAGCGGAGCAGTCGAAAATGGATATGAATCGCAGGAAGCAGAAAAGTTGTTTAACATCATGCAGGATTTTGCCAACTATGGCTTCAACCGTTCACATGCAGCCGCTTACTCGCTTATTGCTTTCCAAACCGCTTACATGAAAGCACACTACCCGGCTGAATATATGGCGGCTGTGCTCACCCATAACCTTTCGGATATAAAGAAAATCACCTTTTTTATTGATGAGTGCCGGAGACAACAGATACAGGTGCTGGGCCCGGACATTAATGAAAGTAATGAGGATTTCACTGTAAATGATAAGGGAGAAATCCGGTTCGGACTAGCAGCCATTAAAGGTGTTGGCGAAAACGCCGTGGTAAGTATTATTGAAGAACGCAATGCCAACGGTGCGTTCAAAGATATTTTTGACATGGCCAAACGTGTGAATCTACGTACTGTGAACCGCCGAAGTTTTGAAGCCCTTGCCCAGGCGGGCGCTTTTGATGCGTTTGAAAATGCACACCGCGCCCAGTATTTTTATCGCGAACCAGGAGAGGACACCATTTTTCTTGAAAAAATTATTCGTTATGCAGGGAACTTTCAAACCCGCAGCAATGCTGCACAACAAAGCCTTTTCGGCGAAGACCAGGCTGTGCTCATGCCCGACATTGAAATACCGGCTTGCGAGCCCTGGACCAAGATTGAACAGTTGAAAAATGAAAAGGATGTCACAGGCTTTTACATGTCGGGGCATCCGCTGGATGATTACCGCATCGAGGTGGAAACCTTTTGCAATGTTACCCTCGGTGAATTGAAAAATTCAGCCAACTACGTTAAGAACAAGGACCTGGCTTTTGCGGGGATCGTAACTTCTGTGGTGAATAAAATAGCAAAGAACGGGAAACCGTTTACAACCTTTGTGCTTGAAGATTTCGAAGATCAATACAGCGTCATGCTTTTCTCAGAAGATTATTTAAAATACAAACACTTTTTAAATGAAGGAACCGCTTTGTTTTTAAAAGGAAAACTTCAAACCCATTACAAGCAGGAAGACAGGCTGGAATTGAAAATCAGTTTTGTTTGCCTGCTGGCAGAAGTACTGGATAAACTCGTGAAAGAAGTAACCCTTGAACTTTCGCTTGATACCATTGATGAGCATAAGGTTGAACGCTTGTATAAACTGATCAAACGTCATAAAGGGAATTGCAAAGTAACCCTGAAAGTTTATGATGCTACTGAAAGGCTCGCAATCAACATGAATGCACCAAAGTTTAAAATAGAATGCGCCGATCTCATTAAAGAAATCGCCGTCAAAGAGGGCATAAAATTTAAACTTAATTGA
- the trxA gene encoding thioredoxin, with product MALEFTDANFEELALKSDKPVVIDLWAVWCGPCRLIAPHIEDMAAEYKDKAVIGKLDVDNNPQTTARFGVRNIPTVLFLKNGEIVDKQVGAVPKSVLAAKLEKLL from the coding sequence ATGGCATTAGAATTCACTGACGCTAATTTTGAAGAGTTAGCTCTCAAATCAGACAAACCTGTAGTAATTGATCTTTGGGCTGTATGGTGTGGCCCCTGTCGCTTAATCGCCCCGCATATTGAGGACATGGCAGCAGAATACAAAGACAAGGCTGTAATCGGCAAGCTCGATGTTGACAACAACCCACAAACTACTGCACGCTTTGGGGTTCGCAACATACCTACCGTTCTTTTTCTTAAAAACGGCGAAATTGTTGACAAACAAGTTGGTGCGGTTCCAAAATCGGTTCTTGCTGCAAAACTCGAAAAGCTTCTGTAA